A genomic window from Fibrobacterota bacterium includes:
- a CDS encoding acyltransferase, protein MSDRTENRPEVTAQRAENAKPTPSATHHNNHFDALRVLAAFLVIWSHSHDLLGIPDTPLLFGMTFSMVGLTIFFAISGFLVSGSALSQTRFRMFFLRRFLRIWPGLTINILLLVLVVGPIYTSLPITQYFASPKTWLFLAGIFIYALRWQLPGVWQDVPAPGVNGSLWTIPHEFSFYLLSWVLKKLGVLSNWKILATICLFSSLAMDLFKEPIIEANMRFVLMSTRWLLHFGTIFVVGSLFRILWKNKRALLIVTFLSVALQILFSRTGHWHFYTIFAFVGVILFAAHLPYGHIYGKVTRGIDFSYGLYLWGFPIQQALIQHFGASKISPNRLTYTAFGIALAFAWLSWTLVERPALSHVRGSTRG, encoded by the coding sequence ATGTCAGATAGAACAGAAAACAGGCCAGAGGTTACTGCACAACGAGCAGAGAACGCAAAGCCCACTCCGTCTGCGACTCATCACAACAATCATTTCGATGCTCTCCGGGTTTTGGCGGCTTTCCTTGTGATTTGGTCCCATAGTCATGATCTATTGGGCATTCCAGATACCCCACTTCTTTTTGGAATGACATTTTCCATGGTCGGATTGACCATCTTTTTTGCAATCAGCGGGTTCTTGGTTTCAGGTAGCGCGCTTTCTCAAACTCGTTTCAGAATGTTTTTCCTCCGCCGATTTCTTCGGATCTGGCCAGGACTTACGATCAATATCCTCTTGCTTGTACTTGTCGTTGGCCCAATCTACACTTCGCTTCCGATAACTCAATACTTCGCTTCCCCCAAAACATGGCTATTCTTGGCTGGAATTTTCATTTACGCATTACGCTGGCAGCTCCCAGGTGTATGGCAAGATGTGCCTGCGCCAGGTGTGAACGGGTCACTTTGGACAATTCCACACGAATTTTCTTTCTATTTGCTTTCATGGGTTCTGAAAAAGTTAGGCGTTTTATCCAATTGGAAAATTCTTGCAACGATCTGCCTGTTTTCTTCTCTTGCCATGGATCTATTTAAAGAGCCGATTATCGAAGCCAACATGCGATTCGTCCTTATGTCGACTCGATGGCTGTTGCATTTTGGCACCATTTTTGTGGTCGGATCCTTGTTCAGAATCCTTTGGAAAAACAAGAGGGCTCTTCTGATTGTGACGTTTTTGAGTGTAGCGCTTCAAATTCTCTTCTCTCGAACTGGCCATTGGCACTTCTATACCATCTTTGCGTTCGTCGGCGTTATCCTTTTTGCGGCTCACCTTCCCTATGGCCATATCTACGGCAAAGTCACTCGAGGAATCGACTTTAGCTATGGTCTTTATCTGTGGGGCTTCCCGATACAGCAAGCTCTCATTCAACATTTCGGCGCTTCCAAGATCAGCCCAAATCGATTGACTTATACAGCATTCGGTATCGCGCTGGCTTTTGCGTGGCTTTCATGGACCCTCGTTGAGCGTCCTGCGCTAAGCCATGTTCGCGGATCCACCAGAGGCTAA
- a CDS encoding cell envelope integrity protein CreD, whose amino-acid sequence MSDLFQRLGGFLRLGFLAVLLLLLLIPVQMVRSLVSERQSRANQANQEVASKWGQEQFVGAFRLDIPIERRTADEKGKITLERRVVHSWPDSLGVETELVPTKKHRGMYEFPVWKAEQKFSGHWSVPDFDKLGYAGWTVQWTEARVQASVGLPQNLEGLSMQLAGHPASLSAQLDPIQQIIVPTQPSTTENQTWLPSSPGQTLPLQATLPNDASHSAGGRIEFAINALVRGNDAYQVFPLARSTKVQLRSTWKDPRFWGAFLPSDTQYGTDGFTSRWDISSINLSSPMVFTTESERNKNLEVPVAAVHIREQIDAYDSTDRAVKYAILFIGLMFAAFFLFETSLASPMHPIQYAMVGLECVMFYLLTLSFSEHFGFDLSYLAASILTTGAIVFYMRSVLDSWIRSLALGTGMALLHGFVWTLLKAEDLSLLMGSSGLFAILAVLLWFTRRLRWTTPIPTPETANEI is encoded by the coding sequence ATGTCAGACCTCTTCCAACGCCTCGGAGGCTTCCTTCGCCTCGGGTTCCTCGCCGTATTGCTCCTCCTTCTGCTCATTCCCGTCCAGATGGTCCGAAGTCTTGTGTCCGAGCGCCAATCCCGCGCCAACCAAGCCAATCAGGAAGTCGCCTCCAAATGGGGGCAGGAACAGTTCGTGGGCGCTTTCCGGTTGGATATCCCCATCGAGCGCCGCACCGCGGATGAAAAGGGAAAAATCACCCTGGAACGCCGGGTGGTCCATTCCTGGCCGGATTCTCTGGGCGTGGAGACCGAGCTGGTTCCCACCAAGAAGCACCGGGGCATGTACGAGTTTCCCGTATGGAAGGCCGAACAGAAATTCAGCGGACACTGGTCCGTGCCGGATTTTGACAAACTTGGCTACGCCGGCTGGACGGTCCAGTGGACCGAGGCTCGCGTACAAGCATCGGTCGGACTGCCCCAGAACCTGGAAGGGCTTTCCATGCAACTGGCCGGACACCCTGCCTCACTGAGCGCCCAACTCGATCCGATCCAACAAATCATCGTCCCCACCCAGCCGAGCACCACTGAAAACCAAACCTGGCTGCCATCCTCACCCGGCCAGACCCTGCCTCTGCAAGCCACCCTGCCAAACGACGCCTCCCACTCGGCGGGCGGACGCATCGAATTCGCCATCAACGCCCTCGTGCGCGGCAACGACGCCTACCAGGTTTTCCCCCTCGCCCGATCCACCAAGGTCCAGCTCCGATCCACATGGAAGGATCCGCGTTTCTGGGGCGCATTCCTTCCCTCCGACACCCAATACGGAACGGATGGCTTCACCTCCCGATGGGACATCTCCAGCATCAACCTGAGCTCCCCGATGGTCTTCACCACCGAATCGGAGCGCAACAAGAACCTGGAAGTGCCGGTCGCCGCCGTCCACATCCGCGAGCAGATCGACGCCTACGATTCCACCGACCGGGCCGTGAAATACGCGATCCTGTTCATCGGACTCATGTTCGCCGCCTTCTTCCTGTTCGAGACCAGTCTGGCCTCGCCCATGCATCCCATCCAGTACGCCATGGTGGGTCTGGAGTGCGTGATGTTCTACCTGCTTACGCTCTCGTTTTCCGAACACTTCGGGTTCGACCTCTCCTACTTGGCTGCCTCCATCCTGACCACGGGCGCCATCGTCTTCTACATGCGATCGGTACTGGATTCCTGGATACGTTCGCTGGCGTTGGGAACAGGAATGGCGCTGTTGCACGGGTTCGTGTGGACCTTGCTGAAAGCCGAAGACCTGAGCCTCCTGATGGGAAGCTCCGGATTGTTCGCGATCCTGGCCGTACTGCTGTGGTTCACCCGCCGCCTGCGCTGGACCACTCCGATCCCCACGCCGGAAACTGCCAACGAAATCTGA
- a CDS encoding oligosaccharide flippase family protein, whose protein sequence is MRTLGPGAFGTYGLAMAFVGYLQILLEYGFWLSGTRRAVAVLHDPAALSKLFWAIYGTKLILLFLALPPMALFIFLVPALHNCVEIIIVLAIGVVGASIFPLWLLQARGLLKDFAWILTLLKISNLAVFIFIRGPGDVRALAYIFAIQSIMHGLIGQYAALKGIKISAPTSAWIRDSFNQLRADFSIFISQLGGTLISNSTSVVLGTTAGPESLGAYMVADKIVRAAASLTIPVSQAVLPMSANLFQFDTPRNAFNFLRKFSFVAGGAITFGCLFLAVFAPFVIHLVSGTRSPEIILCLRILAFYPIFVFANNLFGPQVLLQIEKDASILKSNLLGCAFGLLLHPILIPIFHARGAAAIVFLAEATVTPLLIYFVYIAYKAMRKNGNFDRIKSAWIMNCPPS, encoded by the coding sequence GTGAGAACCCTCGGCCCAGGCGCTTTCGGAACTTACGGACTTGCGATGGCATTCGTCGGCTACCTGCAAATTCTTTTAGAGTATGGATTTTGGCTTTCGGGAACCCGTCGAGCGGTTGCTGTTCTGCACGATCCTGCTGCCCTTTCAAAGCTTTTTTGGGCAATATATGGAACAAAATTAATTCTGCTATTTTTAGCATTGCCACCAATGGCTCTCTTCATTTTCCTCGTGCCAGCCCTGCATAACTGTGTTGAAATCATCATCGTTCTGGCAATTGGCGTGGTTGGAGCCAGCATTTTTCCACTATGGCTTCTCCAAGCAAGAGGACTCCTAAAAGATTTCGCTTGGATATTAACTCTCTTAAAGATTTCAAACCTTGCTGTCTTTATATTTATACGTGGCCCAGGTGACGTCCGTGCTCTGGCCTACATTTTTGCAATTCAATCCATAATGCACGGCTTGATTGGTCAGTACGCAGCATTAAAAGGAATTAAAATTTCGGCACCGACTTCAGCATGGATTCGCGATTCGTTTAATCAACTTCGCGCAGATTTTTCCATTTTCATTTCCCAACTTGGCGGGACACTTATTTCCAATTCCACGTCTGTTGTTCTTGGCACAACGGCAGGCCCAGAATCCCTTGGTGCCTATATGGTGGCCGATAAAATCGTCCGCGCGGCTGCATCTCTAACGATCCCCGTCTCTCAAGCTGTTCTGCCGATGAGCGCCAATCTTTTCCAGTTCGACACTCCTCGCAATGCCTTTAATTTTTTGCGCAAATTCTCATTCGTCGCCGGGGGTGCGATCACTTTTGGATGCCTTTTTCTAGCCGTATTTGCACCTTTCGTAATCCACCTCGTATCAGGGACGCGTTCACCAGAAATCATTCTGTGCCTTCGAATTCTTGCATTTTACCCGATCTTCGTCTTTGCTAATAATCTCTTCGGCCCACAGGTGCTCCTTCAGATCGAGAAGGACGCGTCAATTTTAAAAAGCAATTTACTTGGGTGTGCATTCGGACTTTTGCTCCACCCCATATTAATCCCTATATTTCATGCACGCGGAGCAGCGGCCATCGTCTTCCTCGCGGAGGCGACAGTAACACCCTTGCTCATTTACTTTGTGTACATCGCCTACAAAGCAATGCGCAAAAATGGGAACTTTGATCGCATAAAATCTGCTTGGATCATGAATTGCCCGCCCTCTTAG
- a CDS encoding oligosaccharide repeat unit polymerase, whose protein sequence is MNYVLTGIGLTTVIIAAWISWKRFGTCYTPWFLLWAAQVGSISIYYLKQYSLASDLQPLTWIAIFSFIGTFFIGNAFAAKLIPTSPQLQPLRLQPDNRTLVLFFLCAGLTLFGMSIGYFKIHGWPMFMHDKEAARLTFASIPWYGSYSFQAVTTTGFLGLFFLINGRKKWKYPGLIGVLIILWIAGAIGMRGYLIFAFVIGLAIWDSQIHPVAPQKLVAAIGVILTVFLGIFLIRFSDAAFSDLSSHISFSAKLEIVFKPLYIYFSNNYWNLDSEITKLNLSHQQIFSPGYWTLTGAFYFTNFPGTLNNAYGFSSQYTQLLKVDNLNTSPIQWNFYADWGWPGLFFGGLIYGFVAWYFFQKRKETIFHLIMYVVFSLSCALSFFVNAFVLPDIFLLICLAFILRILPAQAKLAAST, encoded by the coding sequence GTGAATTATGTCCTAACCGGGATAGGACTGACCACAGTCATCATTGCTGCTTGGATTTCTTGGAAGCGATTTGGAACTTGCTATACGCCATGGTTTCTCCTTTGGGCCGCCCAAGTAGGAAGCATTTCCATTTATTATTTAAAGCAATATTCTCTCGCATCAGATCTTCAACCCCTTACTTGGATCGCAATTTTTTCATTTATCGGGACATTTTTCATCGGGAACGCATTTGCAGCCAAATTGATCCCGACATCACCACAACTGCAACCTCTTCGCCTCCAACCAGATAATCGCACCCTTGTGCTGTTTTTTCTTTGCGCCGGATTGACCCTCTTTGGGATGTCAATCGGGTACTTTAAGATTCATGGCTGGCCTATGTTCATGCACGACAAGGAAGCAGCACGGCTAACCTTCGCCAGCATTCCATGGTATGGAAGCTATAGTTTCCAAGCAGTTACAACAACAGGCTTTTTGGGTTTGTTTTTTTTGATCAACGGAAGAAAAAAGTGGAAATATCCTGGTCTGATTGGCGTGTTGATCATTCTATGGATTGCTGGCGCGATTGGCATGCGCGGATACTTGATCTTTGCATTTGTAATAGGACTCGCCATTTGGGACTCGCAAATCCATCCTGTGGCTCCTCAAAAACTGGTTGCAGCTATCGGCGTAATCCTCACTGTATTTCTAGGCATTTTTCTGATTCGATTCAGCGACGCAGCATTTTCTGATCTAAGTTCTCATATCAGCTTTTCAGCAAAGCTGGAGATTGTATTCAAGCCGCTGTATATATATTTTTCAAACAATTACTGGAACCTTGATTCAGAAATCACAAAGCTAAACTTGAGTCATCAGCAAATATTCAGCCCTGGTTATTGGACATTAACCGGAGCGTTCTACTTTACCAACTTCCCTGGCACACTCAATAATGCTTACGGCTTCTCCTCCCAATACACCCAGCTGCTCAAGGTGGACAATTTAAATACATCCCCCATTCAGTGGAATTTTTATGCCGATTGGGGTTGGCCCGGTTTATTCTTTGGCGGATTAATTTACGGTTTCGTTGCGTGGTATTTCTTTCAAAAAAGAAAGGAGACCATTTTTCATCTGATTATGTATGTCGTATTCAGCTTGAGCTGTGCCTTATCATTTTTCGTAAACGCATTTGTACTTCCTGATATCTTCTTGCTTATCTGCTTAGCTTTCATATTGCGCATTTTGCCAGCCCAAGCAAAACTCGCGGCGTCAACATAA
- a CDS encoding ABC transporter permease, giving the protein MSWLFLGVDRLIIWVGNWVMDGIESVLNYLDFLGRTTSVGWKFYRHYHFTVEQMYAIGISSIPLVGTTSVFTGAVTAWQAAYLFSDFVPLTFLGTAVGKSIMLEMGPVLTALVVAGRTGAGMTSELGSMSVTEQLDAMDVLGLDRHQFLVAPRIIAGLVMLPVLCVLSAFIGLMGALSVAVVFKGMEPSLFWKGVRFFYSDWEIYVALVKALVFGFIITTFGCYSGTKARNGAEGVGRAIEKSVQASSVCVLISNFLIGYVLL; this is encoded by the coding sequence ATGAGCTGGCTTTTCCTCGGGGTGGACCGGCTCATCATTTGGGTGGGCAACTGGGTGATGGACGGGATCGAATCGGTCCTCAACTACTTGGATTTCCTGGGGCGCACCACTTCGGTGGGTTGGAAATTCTACCGGCACTACCACTTCACGGTGGAACAGATGTACGCCATCGGAATCAGCTCCATTCCGCTGGTCGGGACGACTTCTGTCTTCACCGGGGCGGTCACCGCCTGGCAGGCGGCATACCTTTTCTCCGACTTCGTTCCTCTCACTTTTTTGGGAACGGCGGTTGGAAAGTCCATCATGCTGGAGATGGGACCGGTGCTCACGGCGCTGGTGGTCGCGGGGCGCACAGGCGCTGGAATGACCTCCGAACTCGGATCCATGTCGGTGACCGAGCAGCTGGACGCCATGGATGTCCTGGGACTGGACCGCCACCAATTTCTGGTGGCGCCGCGCATCATCGCGGGGCTGGTGATGCTGCCCGTTTTGTGCGTGTTATCCGCCTTCATCGGATTGATGGGAGCACTCTCCGTGGCGGTGGTCTTCAAGGGAATGGAGCCTTCCTTGTTTTGGAAGGGCGTGCGATTCTTCTACTCGGACTGGGAAATCTACGTGGCTTTGGTGAAGGCCTTGGTGTTCGGGTTCATCATCACCACGTTCGGCTGCTATTCCGGAACCAAGGCGCGAAACGGTGCCGAAGGCGTGGGGCGGGCCATCGAAAAATCGGTGCAGGCGTCATCCGTTTGCGTCCTGATCTCGAACTTCCTGATCGGGTACGTCCTGCTGTAG
- the creC gene encoding two-component system sensor histidine kinase CreC, translated as MRLRTRLLLAIFLVVAVGLYFLMDWFIRDLRVRYLESVEENLVETANLLASQLENHSPALDPLAMPIDLGQSIRALRGRSVDAQIYQMRKTRIDLRVYLVDSAGMVLWDSNLPGDSGRDYSQWLDVSRTLSGNYGARATRIDPADPRTSSMFVAAPVFRNGRIVGAITVVKPSSTVEEFLHNARPKFLAAGLVAGLAALVAGWLLSLWLLVPIQRLSAHTQKVRDGQDPPLPDLGSSEIRELGQAFEEMRRALEGRKYVERYVHDLTHELKSPLTAVRAAAEILAENPPEPARSRFLQNLLSETDRQRRLVDRLLELASLEARAVQERMESIYVRQLLDDVCTANASEAERRGVKLSARSPMDLSIQGDRLLLQQAVGNFVGNAIDFSPEGASIEVVAVEGDALRIEVTDQGPGIPSWALEKIWDRFFSTPRPESGRKSTGLGLPFVREVARLHGGSASLANRPEGGCIARLELPARILR; from the coding sequence ATGCGTCTTCGCACCCGGCTTCTGCTGGCCATCTTCCTGGTGGTCGCCGTGGGCCTCTATTTCCTGATGGATTGGTTCATCCGCGACCTTCGCGTGCGCTACCTGGAGTCCGTGGAAGAAAACCTCGTGGAAACCGCCAACCTGTTGGCCTCGCAGCTGGAGAACCATTCGCCCGCGTTGGACCCATTGGCGATGCCGATCGATCTCGGACAGTCCATCCGCGCCCTGCGCGGTCGATCGGTCGACGCGCAGATCTACCAGATGCGCAAGACCCGCATCGATCTCCGGGTGTACCTGGTGGACAGCGCGGGCATGGTACTGTGGGACTCCAATCTGCCTGGAGATTCCGGCAGGGACTACTCACAATGGCTGGATGTATCCCGGACACTTTCCGGCAACTACGGCGCGCGAGCCACCCGGATCGATCCTGCGGACCCGAGGACCTCCTCCATGTTCGTCGCCGCCCCCGTTTTCAGAAACGGGAGGATCGTGGGCGCCATCACGGTGGTGAAACCATCCAGCACCGTGGAGGAATTCCTCCACAACGCCCGCCCCAAGTTCCTGGCCGCCGGACTGGTCGCGGGCCTGGCGGCCTTGGTCGCCGGCTGGCTGCTCTCCCTTTGGTTGCTGGTGCCCATCCAGCGGCTTTCCGCCCACACCCAGAAGGTCCGCGACGGGCAGGACCCGCCGCTTCCGGATCTGGGCTCCAGCGAAATCCGCGAATTGGGCCAGGCCTTCGAGGAGATGCGACGCGCCCTGGAGGGACGCAAGTACGTGGAGCGCTACGTGCACGACCTCACCCACGAGCTCAAAAGTCCGCTGACCGCCGTGCGCGCGGCTGCGGAAATCCTCGCGGAGAACCCTCCCGAACCGGCCCGTTCGCGCTTTCTGCAGAACCTGCTCTCGGAAACCGACCGCCAACGGAGACTGGTGGACCGTCTGCTGGAACTCGCTTCGCTGGAAGCCCGCGCCGTCCAGGAGCGCATGGAGTCAATTTATGTCAGACAGCTTCTGGACGACGTCTGCACCGCCAACGCGAGCGAAGCCGAGCGTCGCGGGGTGAAGCTTTCCGCCAGGTCTCCCATGGATCTTTCCATCCAAGGGGACAGGCTCCTTCTGCAGCAGGCCGTCGGGAATTTCGTCGGCAACGCCATCGACTTCTCTCCGGAAGGCGCCTCCATCGAGGTCGTGGCAGTGGAGGGCGACGCCCTTCGCATCGAAGTGACCGATCAAGGACCCGGTATCCCATCGTGGGCGTTGGAAAAGATCTGGGACCGGTTCTTTTCCACCCCGCGGCCCGAAAGCGGACGCAAGTCCACCGGGCTGGGGCTTCCTTTCGTGCGCGAGGTCGCCCGTCTGCACGGCGGCTCGGCAAGCCTCGCAAATCGCCCCGAAGGCGGCTGCATCGCCCGTTTGGAGCTTCCTGCGCGAATTCTTCGCTGA
- a CDS encoding A/G-specific adenine glycosylase — protein sequence MKFTSLLPWFSAHRRSLPWRTARGTPRDPWQTLISEVMSQQTRLEVVEPRYVEWMERFPTPQHLARASQEEVLAAWAGLGYYSRARNLHKAAQSIARDGWPATFEGLLALPGLGPYTAAAIGSLSMGLQVPMVDGNVQRVLSRFHALALDPRSGPGAKRLREMAIDWIQGAEAGEMNEASMELGALVCKPRNPSCGECPLAEGCRACAMGTPEAFPPAKARKEVVPIRRKVVVVERSGGILLRRAQESELLTGLWILPAEGDSPALVADEPCLGLVRHSITHHQVVWEVAKGAWSGGTLPSGWQWHGRSELPAVVVSSLLRKALEIASILPVAQGNSRKAR from the coding sequence ATGAAGTTCACCTCCCTCCTACCCTGGTTCTCCGCCCACCGACGTTCGCTTCCTTGGCGGACCGCGCGGGGAACGCCTCGCGATCCTTGGCAGACATTGATCAGCGAGGTCATGAGCCAGCAGACCCGTTTGGAAGTGGTGGAGCCGAGGTATGTGGAATGGATGGAGCGGTTTCCGACCCCCCAACACCTTGCGAGGGCTTCCCAGGAGGAGGTTCTCGCTGCCTGGGCTGGTCTGGGCTACTACAGCCGTGCTCGCAATCTCCACAAAGCCGCCCAGTCCATCGCACGCGATGGCTGGCCAGCCACATTCGAAGGGCTTTTGGCGCTTCCTGGATTGGGGCCTTATACGGCGGCGGCCATCGGCTCCCTGAGCATGGGTCTCCAGGTGCCCATGGTGGATGGGAATGTGCAGCGAGTGTTGTCTCGTTTCCATGCGCTGGCGCTGGACCCGAGATCCGGTCCAGGGGCCAAAAGGCTTCGGGAAATGGCCATCGACTGGATCCAAGGGGCCGAGGCGGGGGAAATGAACGAAGCGAGCATGGAGTTGGGTGCGTTGGTTTGCAAGCCACGCAACCCTTCGTGTGGCGAATGCCCGTTGGCGGAGGGTTGCCGGGCTTGCGCCATGGGAACTCCCGAGGCCTTTCCGCCCGCGAAAGCGAGGAAGGAAGTCGTCCCCATCCGGCGCAAGGTCGTTGTCGTGGAGCGATCTGGCGGCATTCTCTTGCGAAGGGCCCAAGAGTCGGAGCTTTTGACGGGCCTGTGGATCTTGCCGGCGGAAGGCGACTCGCCCGCCCTTGTCGCCGATGAGCCATGCCTGGGATTGGTTCGCCATTCCATCACCCATCATCAGGTGGTTTGGGAGGTGGCCAAAGGTGCGTGGTCAGGCGGGACCTTACCCAGCGGATGGCAATGGCATGGCCGTTCCGAACTTCCTGCGGTGGTGGTTTCCAGCCTTCTGCGCAAGGCCTTGGAGATCGCATCGATTCTGCCGGTGGCGCAAGGCAATTCCCGAAAGGCCCGTTAG
- a CDS encoding SLBB domain-containing protein — MTKTIKLAILLAFATAEAQHLEQVKSSQVASSSINLLRKSDLPIIPVPDSAFRLSTGDQLRLRWWGIGSQDIDLVVDTRGDIILPDIGRIPARGIIFRSLRDSIETLIRRRTRATLIDLQIIKIVPAQIQIVGTLKYPGIYELPAGTRLSNALAIAGIDIGDLLYQLESGTPMWTPLKSQEPSLRKVLVLHGGHDSAWYDLISSKRNSDPSQDPPVFFGDRIILLPRGKVVQISEGTNFPDRMEIVEGESIQHLLRAIGEDSSSKVQIESNSSTQFANVIDPQTTIIRFPPKKQNPKMNCAWVLGNVRAPGAYNLSGKMTAEQIISAAGGVIGGNDSGVVVSIKRDWTWLTPARDRSSVDATQYPEIKAAMFSYLTQTRGTYVDTKTPLLPGDTVLAYPLEPVVWVGGEVRNPGFVTWKKDQTIDFYIDEAGGYSNRPWISRTKLFDLQSGQARVGENQIVRPGSAIIVPEKRFITTEQWVGIVVSIGSFALTATALVITLGKN; from the coding sequence ATGACTAAAACCATCAAGCTCGCCATCCTTCTAGCCTTTGCGACGGCAGAGGCTCAGCACCTCGAGCAAGTGAAAAGCTCCCAGGTGGCTTCAAGCTCGATTAATCTGCTCCGAAAATCGGACCTGCCGATCATCCCTGTACCAGACTCTGCTTTTCGACTTTCAACGGGCGATCAGCTTCGCCTTCGTTGGTGGGGAATTGGCAGCCAAGACATCGATCTGGTGGTCGATACCCGCGGCGACATTATTTTGCCGGATATCGGAAGAATTCCTGCGCGTGGCATAATATTCCGCTCCCTTAGGGATAGCATTGAAACGCTTATTCGCCGACGCACTCGCGCAACGTTGATTGATTTGCAAATCATAAAGATTGTGCCCGCTCAAATCCAAATAGTAGGCACTTTGAAATACCCGGGAATTTATGAACTCCCTGCTGGAACTCGCCTTTCGAATGCGCTTGCAATTGCGGGAATCGATATTGGCGATCTGCTTTATCAGCTTGAATCTGGCACTCCTATGTGGACACCCCTAAAAAGCCAAGAGCCAAGCTTACGAAAAGTTTTAGTTCTTCACGGTGGACATGATTCTGCATGGTATGACCTAATCAGCTCAAAAAGGAACAGCGACCCTTCGCAAGATCCTCCTGTCTTTTTTGGTGATCGAATCATCCTTCTTCCTCGCGGCAAGGTTGTCCAAATTTCCGAAGGAACAAATTTTCCAGATAGGATGGAAATCGTTGAGGGCGAATCAATTCAACACCTCTTGCGGGCAATTGGAGAAGACTCCTCTTCCAAGGTGCAAATTGAATCAAATTCTTCCACTCAATTTGCGAATGTGATTGACCCACAAACAACTATCATCCGCTTCCCACCGAAGAAACAGAATCCCAAAATGAATTGCGCCTGGGTTTTGGGGAATGTTCGCGCCCCAGGCGCATACAATCTCAGCGGAAAGATGACCGCTGAGCAGATCATTTCAGCTGCCGGAGGCGTCATCGGCGGCAACGACTCCGGCGTTGTTGTTTCCATCAAACGAGATTGGACTTGGCTGACTCCTGCCAGGGATCGTAGCTCTGTCGATGCGACGCAATACCCGGAGATTAAAGCCGCAATGTTTTCCTACCTGACCCAGACCCGTGGGACATATGTTGACACAAAAACCCCATTGCTTCCCGGCGACACGGTTTTGGCTTACCCATTAGAGCCTGTCGTGTGGGTTGGAGGTGAAGTACGGAACCCAGGATTCGTAACTTGGAAAAAAGACCAGACGATAGATTTTTATATTGACGAGGCAGGAGGCTATTCAAACCGCCCCTGGATTTCTCGTACCAAATTATTTGACCTGCAAAGCGGCCAAGCAAGAGTTGGCGAAAATCAAATAGTTAGGCCCGGATCAGCAATCATTGTGCCTGAAAAACGATTTATCACCACAGAACAATGGGTTGGCATCGTTGTTTCCATTGGTAGCTTCGCGCTCACTGCGACGGCGCTTGTCATTACTCTTGGCAAGAACTAA